A genomic stretch from Chitinophaga agri includes:
- a CDS encoding helix-turn-helix domain-containing protein: MPIIVNLDVMMAKRKMSLNELSEKVDLTLSNLSILKTGKAKAVRFSTLEAICKVLDCQPGDILEFVSDKNENGSGI, encoded by the coding sequence ATGCCTATAATAGTCAATTTGGATGTAATGATGGCCAAGCGGAAGATGTCATTGAATGAGCTGTCAGAAAAAGTAGACCTGACACTGTCCAATCTGTCTATCTTAAAAACGGGAAAAGCAAAGGCTGTCCGTTTTAGTACGCTGGAGGCGATTTGTAAGGTGTTAGATTGCCAGCCGGGCGACATTCTGGAATTTGTGAGTGATAAGAATGAGAACGGGTCTGGTATTTGA
- a CDS encoding TonB-dependent receptor: protein MASVYEENDFGTIKGKITTNDNRAAAAVTIIIRDAKKTTLTNEDGTFTISHVPAGSHQLEVSLVGYAPLQQEVKVEKGRTTDIELQLQVSSTQLKEISIISNQNKFSRRESEQIARLPIKNLENPQVYQIAGKELIEEQVITERTDLYRNIPGAVPNFAAGGSQGLTIRGFANATGMRNGMVTSAIVPLNPIILEKVEVIKGPSGTLFGSNRNVTFGGVFNYVTKKPYDTFGGEVSLTGGSFQFGRVTADINTPLNKEKTLLFRLNAGAQTEGSFQDQGYAKNYTIAPTLSYQLTDRLKVTLDIELTRASYTTTSFAIDSMSKVTARSFRDLPIGYDRSYINNSVDVANGINNIQAQAEYKISDNWTSQTNYLYSEGFYKHFLWTTLSLVSDSMMNRTVRNQTPETFGNIQLQQNFIGDFYIGSFRNRVVIGLDYNYNYNQLYRTTVSYDKVNINNPLPDINAEKINALAYQKGFVGTTSKAYSYSAYISDVFNITPSLMAMLSLRADRFTTDGTYAIATGKYTGKYNQHSLSPKLGLVYQIVKEKVSVFGNYMNGFVNLAPTTQPDNTILELKPQYGNQWEGGVKVDIINGKLSGSASYYDISVTNSTRTEVLDGKSFTRQDGTQHSKGYEADITASPLPGLNIIAGYAHNENKYTNASPALQGKYVTASPKDVANIWVSYHLTREKAKGLGFGAGANYISDSWFEATNTFVLPSYTLINATVFYDQPTFRLSVKANNLLNEQYWNPVGNAQKQMNFLGSIAFKF, encoded by the coding sequence TTGGCGTCAGTTTACGAAGAGAATGACTTTGGTACCATTAAAGGCAAAATAACAACTAACGACAACCGCGCGGCAGCTGCGGTTACCATTATTATCAGAGATGCAAAGAAGACCACTCTTACCAATGAAGATGGCACATTTACCATCTCACATGTTCCGGCAGGTAGCCATCAGCTTGAAGTATCCCTGGTGGGTTACGCCCCCCTGCAACAGGAAGTAAAGGTGGAAAAAGGTAGAACTACAGATATAGAGCTACAATTACAGGTATCCAGCACACAGCTAAAAGAGATATCCATTATTTCTAACCAGAATAAGTTCAGCCGCAGGGAAAGTGAGCAGATCGCCCGCCTTCCCATCAAAAATCTGGAAAACCCACAGGTATACCAGATAGCAGGCAAGGAACTGATTGAAGAACAGGTCATTACAGAAAGGACAGACCTTTATCGTAATATCCCTGGTGCAGTACCCAACTTCGCTGCCGGTGGCTCCCAGGGCCTGACCATTCGTGGCTTTGCCAATGCAACAGGTATGCGTAATGGTATGGTCACCAGTGCCATCGTACCGCTGAACCCGATCATCCTGGAAAAGGTAGAAGTGATAAAAGGCCCCTCCGGTACTTTATTTGGCAGCAACCGTAATGTAACCTTCGGTGGGGTATTCAACTACGTTACCAAAAAACCTTATGACACCTTCGGTGGTGAAGTTAGTCTTACCGGAGGCAGTTTCCAGTTTGGCCGCGTTACTGCAGATATCAATACGCCCCTTAACAAAGAAAAGACACTGCTGTTCCGCCTGAATGCCGGCGCTCAAACGGAAGGTTCCTTTCAGGACCAGGGTTACGCTAAAAACTATACGATCGCACCGACACTCAGCTATCAGCTTACTGACCGTCTGAAAGTTACGTTAGATATAGAACTGACCCGGGCATCTTATACCACTACTTCGTTTGCAATAGACTCTATGAGCAAAGTAACTGCACGTAGTTTCAGAGACCTGCCGATCGGTTACGACCGTTCTTATATCAACAACAGCGTAGATGTCGCCAACGGTATCAATAATATACAGGCACAGGCGGAATACAAGATCTCTGATAACTGGACATCCCAGACCAACTACCTGTATTCCGAAGGTTTCTATAAACACTTCCTCTGGACGACCTTGTCACTGGTAAGTGATTCAATGATGAACCGTACGGTAAGAAATCAGACACCGGAAACATTTGGTAACATCCAGCTTCAGCAGAACTTCATAGGAGATTTCTATATTGGCTCCTTCCGGAACAGAGTGGTGATAGGACTGGATTACAATTATAACTATAATCAACTATACCGTACGACCGTATCATACGATAAGGTGAACATCAATAATCCGCTGCCGGATATCAATGCAGAAAAGATCAATGCACTGGCCTATCAGAAAGGATTTGTCGGTACTACTTCCAAAGCCTATAGCTACAGTGCCTATATCTCCGATGTATTTAACATCACGCCTTCGCTGATGGCCATGTTAAGCTTACGTGCTGACCGCTTCACAACAGATGGCACGTATGCCATTGCCACCGGCAAATACACCGGAAAATACAACCAGCATTCCCTATCGCCTAAATTAGGACTGGTTTATCAGATCGTAAAAGAAAAAGTATCTGTATTTGGTAACTATATGAACGGTTTTGTCAATCTGGCACCTACAACACAGCCGGATAATACTATTCTCGAGTTAAAGCCACAATACGGCAATCAGTGGGAAGGTGGTGTGAAAGTGGACATCATCAATGGTAAACTCAGTGGTAGTGCCAGCTACTATGATATCTCTGTTACAAACTCTACCCGCACCGAAGTACTGGATGGCAAATCATTCACGCGTCAGGACGGCACACAACATAGTAAAGGATATGAGGCAGATATTACTGCCAGCCCGTTGCCTGGCTTGAACATCATTGCCGGTTATGCGCATAATGAGAATAAATACACTAACGCCAGCCCGGCTTTGCAAGGGAAGTATGTAACTGCCAGTCCGAAAGATGTCGCTAACATATGGGTTAGCTATCATCTGACCCGTGAAAAGGCGAAAGGCCTGGGATTTGGTGCAGGTGCCAACTATATCAGTGATTCATGGTTCGAGGCAACCAATACATTTGTATTGCCAAGCTATACGCTGATCAATGCTACTGTTTTCTATGACCAGCCTACATTCAGATTATCCGTAAAAGCAAATAATCTTCTGAATGAACAATACTGGAACCCGGTGGGTAACGCACAGAAACAAATGAACTTCCTGGGCAGCATTGCCTTCAAGTTTTAA
- a CDS encoding AMP-binding protein, producing the protein MSLYGLIAQNKQLQYLDAVTGDKYTLRDVSNAVDITDRRALAFLYLDNSIASVKMLLSCLNSKLTLALLSPKLHTEYKQRLEQAYTPYYIYDVTRTVIPDFDLQDDMLFCSKNVIRNVIHPDIKVLLSTSGTTGSPKFVKLSDDNLVQNALSILDYLPVNSKDIAPLNLPVFYSYGLSVFTTNSIGGGQVVCGNRDVVQKEFWEDMERYGYTSVAGVPYVYEMLHRIGFHRREYPSLRYMTQAGGKLSDTLIQSFGSYLADRGKQFFVMYGQTEATARMAYMPPHDLLQKVGAIGRPIKGGQFSLAPDTNELLYTGPNVFGGYATTAADLASFERLPVLHTGDVAVCDADGYYYITGRLKRFVKLFGTRINLDEVEAILKQETAGETFACIGMEDKQLMVFHRQATLDDGTIRSLLAKKLGLHPTAFKVQKIDDFPLTPNGKLDYTALQQDSLPQIQH; encoded by the coding sequence ATGAGTTTATACGGATTAATTGCGCAGAACAAACAGTTGCAGTATCTCGATGCCGTTACTGGTGACAAGTATACGCTCCGGGATGTAAGTAATGCTGTGGATATTACAGATAGACGGGCATTGGCTTTTCTGTATCTGGACAATTCAATTGCATCTGTAAAGATGCTGTTAAGTTGTCTTAATAGTAAACTGACACTGGCACTGTTGAGCCCAAAGCTGCATACTGAGTATAAGCAGCGCCTGGAACAAGCTTATACTCCTTATTACATTTACGATGTAACAAGAACAGTTATACCTGATTTTGACTTGCAGGACGATATGCTCTTCTGTAGTAAAAATGTGATCAGGAATGTGATACATCCGGATATAAAGGTGTTGCTTAGTACTTCAGGGACGACCGGTTCGCCCAAATTCGTGAAGTTGTCAGATGATAACCTTGTACAGAATGCGTTGTCTATTCTGGACTATCTGCCTGTTAACAGTAAAGATATCGCCCCGCTGAACCTCCCCGTGTTCTATTCTTACGGATTATCTGTTTTTACGACGAATAGCATTGGCGGAGGACAGGTCGTATGTGGTAACCGTGATGTGGTGCAAAAGGAGTTCTGGGAAGATATGGAGCGGTATGGTTATACATCCGTGGCGGGGGTACCCTATGTATATGAAATGCTTCATCGTATAGGTTTTCATCGCAGGGAGTATCCATCTTTGCGATACATGACACAGGCTGGGGGAAAGCTAAGCGACACACTGATACAGTCTTTCGGCAGCTATCTGGCCGACAGGGGTAAACAGTTTTTCGTGATGTATGGACAGACAGAAGCCACTGCCCGTATGGCTTACATGCCTCCTCATGACCTGTTACAGAAGGTGGGTGCGATAGGCCGGCCTATTAAAGGTGGGCAATTCTCCCTGGCGCCTGATACCAATGAGCTGTTATATACTGGTCCTAATGTATTTGGCGGTTATGCTACTACGGCTGCTGACCTGGCATCGTTTGAGCGTTTGCCGGTGTTACACACAGGCGATGTAGCCGTATGTGATGCCGATGGGTATTATTACATTACAGGCCGTTTAAAGCGTTTTGTTAAGCTGTTTGGTACACGTATTAACCTCGATGAGGTAGAGGCGATCCTGAAGCAGGAAACAGCCGGAGAAACGTTTGCCTGTATCGGTATGGAGGACAAACAGCTGATGGTATTTCATCGGCAGGCTACGCTGGATGACGGTACGATCAGGTCGTTACTAGCGAAAAAGCTGGGGCTGCATCCTACGGCATTTAAGGTGCAAAAGATAGACGATTTTCCGTTGACACCTAATGGGAAGCTGGACTACACCGCATTACAACAAGATAGCCTTCCGCAGATACAACATTAA
- a CDS encoding acyl carrier protein — translation MNTTQTLQDIIAAALSIPLNEVTDDLSYQSIPEWDSVSHIYLITELEAAFNITIDTDEVLEMSNVEQIKETLRKHNVEI, via the coding sequence ATGAACACAACTCAAACACTACAGGATATTATTGCAGCTGCATTGTCGATACCCTTAAATGAGGTGACAGATGACCTTAGTTATCAGAGTATTCCCGAATGGGATTCTGTCTCCCATATTTATCTCATCACAGAACTGGAAGCGGCGTTTAATATTACGATCGATACTGATGAGGTACTCGAAATGAGCAACGTGGAACAAATAAAAGAAACCCTTAGAAAGCATAACGTTGAGATATGA
- a CDS encoding PDDEXK nuclease domain-containing protein, producing MVTNNTSGLTNCRADAIGGHVSYQADSFHGFTFSAGMLFSCRHCLRCAEMELYLRWLTKYEQQSHELSPIGLILCTDKNDELIELLELDSAGIHVAQYLLEFPSKELLK from the coding sequence ATGGTAACCAATAATACTTCCGGACTTACTAATTGCAGGGCCGATGCTATAGGTGGTCATGTGAGTTATCAAGCAGACTCCTTCCATGGTTTTACATTTTCGGCAGGCATGCTTTTCAGCTGTAGGCATTGCCTGCGTTGCGCGGAAATGGAGTTATATCTTCGGTGGCTGACAAAATATGAACAACAGTCTCATGAGCTTTCTCCAATTGGATTAATTCTTTGTACTGATAAAAATGATGAATTGATTGAACTTTTAGAACTTGATTCTGCTGGTATACATGTTGCTCAATATCTACTTGAATTCCCGTCAAAAGAATTGCTGAAGTAA
- a CDS encoding DUF2975 domain-containing protein has protein sequence MEIKITTPQLLKVLQLLSWIVFIGLCVEAGEIIVNAVITLTIHPPGVANFWKGAAYLSGLYSFDKGYFMVIVLIMSIVAVLKALMFYLIVKLFSERKLNISHPFNPELRKFILNLSCITLGISLFSHAGLKYATWLAKQGGSIPDLQALHFVGADIWLFMAIVLFVIVQIVKRGIELQTENDLTI, from the coding sequence ATGGAAATTAAGATCACCACCCCACAGCTATTGAAAGTCCTGCAGTTACTATCCTGGATCGTTTTTATCGGATTATGTGTTGAAGCGGGAGAAATTATTGTGAATGCGGTCATCACACTGACCATCCACCCTCCTGGTGTAGCAAACTTCTGGAAAGGCGCAGCCTATTTATCTGGATTATATTCGTTTGACAAAGGCTATTTTATGGTCATTGTCCTGATCATGTCCATCGTGGCCGTATTAAAGGCGCTAATGTTTTACCTGATCGTAAAACTGTTCTCTGAACGAAAACTGAATATATCCCATCCTTTCAACCCGGAACTTAGAAAGTTTATTTTAAATCTTTCCTGCATTACCTTAGGTATTTCGTTGTTCTCACATGCCGGTCTTAAATATGCCACATGGTTAGCCAAACAGGGAGGGAGTATTCCTGATCTGCAGGCACTACACTTTGTGGGGGCTGACATATGGTTATTTATGGCAATTGTACTTTTTGTAATTGTACAGATTGTAAAACGGGGCATAGAATTGCAAACGGAAAATGATTTAACAATATAA
- a CDS encoding DUF4194 domain-containing protein, which translates to MPVATDEAKQQDKVHTTINKIIDLGFLRKLDDQEQNYEIHRIIKGFVNAEVIDDTLRRLQQHAEDKQITE; encoded by the coding sequence TTGCCGGTTGCCACAGACGAAGCCAAACAACAGGATAAAGTTCACACTACGATCAATAAAATAATAGACCTTGGCTTCCTAAGAAAGCTGGATGATCAGGAGCAAAATTATGAGATACATCGGATTATAAAGGGATTTGTGAATGCTGAGGTTATTGACGATACGCTCAGGAGGTTGCAACAACATGCTGAAGACAAGCAGATAACTGAATAA
- a CDS encoding sulfite exporter TauE/SafE family protein yields MDKDGTVKEVTNITDGTDEECDICLKSNIMHVFGYIASLLIGISLGLIGGGGSILTMPVMVYLFGVSPVTATSYSLFVVGSTSLIGAARQYKDGTVNIRMALLFAATSVVTVFITRKWLVPVIPAHIATLNGFAITESWLTMILFAVLMLVSAVFMMRNKKVTEVKGQKIRFMKLVIYGTGIGLVTGLLGAGGGFLLIPALVLLLHLPMKEAVGTSLLVIALNSLIGFMGNVQDKGMDWRLLITVTLLAMVGIFAGSYLNHKVPAGKLKRGFGWFVLIMGIYILVREGITL; encoded by the coding sequence ATGGATAAAGACGGTACAGTAAAAGAGGTGACTAATATCACAGACGGCACCGATGAAGAGTGCGACATTTGCCTTAAATCAAATATTATGCATGTGTTTGGATATATAGCTTCGTTACTGATAGGAATATCGCTTGGATTAATCGGTGGTGGAGGTTCCATACTTACTATGCCTGTAATGGTATATCTCTTTGGTGTATCACCGGTTACGGCCACTTCCTATTCTTTATTTGTGGTAGGATCCACAAGTCTTATCGGTGCTGCCAGGCAGTATAAGGATGGTACGGTGAATATCAGGATGGCCTTACTATTTGCAGCTACTTCTGTTGTGACCGTATTTATTACCCGTAAGTGGCTGGTACCTGTCATTCCGGCACATATTGCGACATTGAACGGTTTTGCTATTACAGAAAGCTGGTTGACAATGATATTATTTGCGGTACTGATGCTCGTTTCTGCTGTTTTTATGATGCGAAATAAAAAGGTCACTGAAGTGAAGGGTCAGAAAATCAGGTTCATGAAGCTGGTGATATACGGTACAGGTATCGGACTGGTAACTGGCCTGCTGGGGGCCGGAGGCGGTTTTTTACTTATACCGGCGCTCGTGTTACTTCTACATCTGCCAATGAAAGAAGCTGTTGGTACGTCACTGCTAGTGATAGCGCTGAATTCTTTGATCGGCTTTATGGGAAATGTGCAAGATAAGGGGATGGATTGGAGATTACTGATTACGGTGACATTGCTTGCTATGGTTGGTATTTTTGCGGGTAGTTATTTGAATCATAAGGTACCGGCAGGAAAGCTGAAAAGAGGCTTTGGTTGGTTTGTACTGATTATGGGGATTTATATTTTAGTGAGAGAAGGGATTACTTTATGA